Proteins encoded together in one Shewanella oneidensis MR-1 window:
- a CDS encoding thiol:disulfide interchange protein DsbA/DsbL, with the protein MKKSLIVITTSLLMSFGAHAATEGVEYQVLPKAIQFDAPNQVVKIYSINCPFCYKYEKAGIPNVKIIPAGMSFEQYHITTKPPFGIEKSTALAIAKVVKGDSVFKELKNKYYEQYHVKKEKFKDSDSAIAYSLDILSMSRAEFDSHAKDPAVKALLAKWDLGVEVAKIQGIPAITVNGKYLINTKSISSMEVLKELIAELSDK; encoded by the coding sequence ATGAAAAAATCACTAATTGTTATCACTACATCTTTATTAATGTCTTTTGGTGCTCATGCAGCAACGGAGGGAGTGGAATATCAAGTTCTACCTAAAGCTATACAGTTTGATGCGCCAAATCAAGTGGTTAAAATTTATTCAATTAACTGCCCTTTCTGTTATAAGTATGAAAAAGCTGGTATTCCTAACGTGAAGATTATTCCGGCAGGTATGAGCTTTGAACAATATCATATTACGACTAAGCCTCCCTTTGGTATTGAAAAGTCAACTGCGCTGGCAATTGCTAAAGTAGTTAAGGGAGATTCAGTATTTAAAGAACTGAAAAATAAATACTATGAACAATATCACGTTAAAAAAGAAAAGTTCAAAGACTCAGATTCAGCAATCGCATATTCTTTGGATATCTTAAGTATGAGCCGTGCTGAGTTTGACTCACACGCGAAGGACCCCGCTGTAAAGGCGCTACTAGCTAAGTGGGATTTAGGTGTCGAGGTCGCAAAAATTCAAGGTATCCCAGCAATTACTGTTAATGGTAAATATCTTATCAATACTAAATCAATTAGCTCTATGGAAGTGTTAAAAGAATTGATTGCTGAACTGTCTGATAAGTAA